From a single Lolium rigidum isolate FL_2022 chromosome 7, APGP_CSIRO_Lrig_0.1, whole genome shotgun sequence genomic region:
- the LOC124677748 gene encoding uncharacterized protein LOC124677748, with protein MAKSLRSKREKRLRTLRREIAEPFYDKKEAAKLAAQTAALEAPKLPVRVHPAYQETLDAAAAAAAEAAASRASAMEVETADGGNKKRSSFLKPMGTISKKKVQLHLKIKKDKRKARKKGGFGRKKF; from the exons ATGGCCAAGTCTCTGCGTTCGAAGCGGGAGAAGCGGCTGCGGACGCTCCGGCGGGAGATCGCCGAGCCCTTCTACGACAAGAAGGAGGCCGCCAAGCTGGCCGCGCAGACCGCCGCCCTCGAGGCTCCCAAGCTCCCCGTCCGCGTGCACCCGGCGTACCAGGAAACCCTCGacgcagctgccgccgccgctgctgaagCCGCCGCCAGCCGGGCCTCGGCCATGG AAGTGGAGACAGCTGATGGAGGAAACAAGAAGCGATCATCCTTTCTGAAACCGATGGGCACCATCAGCAAGAAGAAGGTTCAGCTTCACttgaagatcaagaaagacaagagAAAAGCTAGAAAGAAGGGAGGGTTTGGGAGAAAGAAGTTCTAG